A genomic window from Clostridium aceticum includes:
- the xerD gene encoding site-specific tyrosine recombinase XerD yields the protein MNELILNYVDYLTNEKQLSHNTLESYVRDVKQYLTYLNQNEIDNIAHTSKTNVITYLVYLQNEGKAVSTISRSIASIRCFYQYLLQSKIVLKDPTLNLESPKTKKKLPNIMTLNEVDALLNQPEDSTYKGKRDKAMLELLYATGIRVSELISLTIEDINIELGFVQCTTGNRERVIPVGSVALQALKNYLENARSCFIKNEEEKLLFLNMQGGQLTRQGFWKIIKAYTKQLSIAKTITPHTLRHSFATHLVQNGADLKSVQEMLGHSDISTTQIYANLTKNKIKDVYDKTHPRA from the coding sequence ATGAATGAACTCATTTTGAATTATGTAGACTATTTAACAAATGAAAAACAATTGTCACACAACACTTTAGAGTCTTATGTACGAGACGTCAAGCAGTATTTGACTTATTTAAATCAGAATGAAATCGATAATATTGCTCATACCAGTAAAACAAATGTGATTACATATCTAGTTTATTTGCAAAATGAAGGGAAAGCAGTCTCTACTATATCAAGAAGTATAGCCTCTATTCGTTGTTTTTATCAATATTTACTTCAAAGTAAGATTGTTTTAAAGGATCCTACTTTAAATTTAGAATCTCCAAAAACCAAGAAAAAACTACCTAATATAATGACTTTAAACGAGGTAGATGCTTTGTTGAATCAACCTGAAGACAGCACTTATAAAGGTAAAAGAGACAAAGCTATGTTGGAACTTCTATATGCAACAGGGATTAGGGTCTCGGAGTTAATTTCTTTGACGATAGAAGACATCAATATAGAGTTGGGTTTTGTACAATGCACCACAGGAAATCGAGAGAGAGTGATTCCTGTAGGTTCTGTAGCTTTACAGGCTTTGAAGAATTATTTAGAAAATGCTAGAAGTTGTTTTATTAAAAATGAGGAGGAAAAGCTGCTGTTTTTAAATATGCAAGGGGGACAATTAACCCGCCAAGGTTTTTGGAAAATTATAAAGGCTTATACGAAACAACTCAGTATTGCAAAAACCATTACCCCTCATACACTGAGACATTCCTTTGCAACCCATCTTGTACAAAATGGTGCTGATTTAAAATCTGTTCAGGAAATGTTGGGACATTCTGATATATCCACTACACAGATTTATGCGAATTTAACGAAGAATAAGATTAAGGATGTATATGATAAGACACACCCTAGGGCCTAA